GAATGGCGTTCGCCCCGAACCACAAGGGCATGCCGCTCGTCCCGAAGGGAACGCGGCTCGACTTCCTCCGGAGGCAGGTGCTCATGAGCCGGAACATCCGAGGCAACCGGGTGATGGACTTCGCCATGGGCGGCCTCAACTACCAGGTCGAGCACCACCTCTTCCCCTCGATGCCGCGCCCGCACCTCCGGCGCGCGGCCCCCATCATCCGGGAGTACTGCCGCGACCACGACGTGCCGTACACGCAGGTGACGCTCCTGGAGTCCTACGCGATCGTGTTCCGCTACATCAACCGGGTCGGCCTCGGCGAGCGGGATCCGTTCGAATGCCCGCTCCTGGCGCAGCGCTCGAGCATCTGAGCGGTCGCCCGAGCGGTCGGTCGGTGCCGGCATCTCGCACGGCGACGTCGTATGGCGCCGGATGACGCGCACTTACGTCGCGCGTCACGCCTCGTGGCGGCATCCGCTCGTCGTGCCTAGCGTCGGAGCATGTCGCCCGTCGTCTCACTCGTCGCCGTCTCCGGCAGCCTGCACTCGCCGTCGAAGACCACCGTGCTCGTCTCCGAGATCCTCGACCAGTTCGCCGCGGCCCTCGGCGACCACGTCGAGGTCGAGACGCAGCTCATCGAGCTGGGAGAGATCGGGCGGGAGTTCTCGGGTGCGTTGCGCCGCGAGGAGTTGAGCCCCACGGCCGAGGCGGCAGTGCGCCGGATCGAGTCCGCAACGCTGCTCATTGTCGCGAGCCCGGTCTATCGGGCCTCGTTCACCGGACTGTTCAAGCATGTCTTCGACTTCGTGGGGCAGTACTCGCTCATCGACACGCCGGTGCTGCTCGCCGCCACCGGTGGCAGCGACCGGCACTCGCTCATCATCGACCACCAGTTCCGGCCCCTGTTCTCGTTCTTCCAGGCCATCACCCTGCCGATCGGCGTGTACGCGAGCGACGCCGACTTCGTCGACTATCGCATCGAGGCGCCGGCCCTGCGTGAGCGGATCGGTCAAGCCGTGAGCCGGGGGCTGCCGGTGGTGCGCGCGGCGATCCTCCCCGACACCGTCTCGGAGTACGTCGCCATCTGGTGAGCGGATGCCGCTGCCCGACAGTGCGCCGGCGGGCCCACCGGGCGCTTCCGTGCGTCAGGCGTGACGGCAGATGACGCGCCGTTGAGGCGTGTGACGGCCGGTTCCCTCGTGTGACGGGTGTCGTCGCGGCATCCGCTTGCCGTCCCTAGCGTCGGGTGCAGGGAGGTCGACATGTCACGACTCATCATCGGCGCAATGGTCCGCGCGATCGGCGCCTACCCGAGCGGCTGGCGGTATCCGGGGGCGCACCGCGATCCGCGCGGCGATGCCGCGGTGCTCCGACGGGCTGCCGAGGTCGCCGAGGCGGCGCGCCTCGACTACCTGTTCTTCGGCGACTGGCTCGCGACGGGCCACGACCTCGAGTTCCGCGACCCATACCTGGTCGCGCGCATCGACCCGATCAGCGCGATCACCTACCTCGCCGGCGTGACGCAGCGCATCGGTCTCATCGCCACCGCGAACACCACGTATGCCGACCCGTACTCGCTCGCCCGGTCGACCGCCTCGGCCGACCTCCTGAGCGGCGGCCGCGCGGGACTCAACCTCGTGACCGGTGCCGAACCGCGGGCGGCGGGCAACCACGGCCGCGACTTCCACGTGGCGAACGAGACACGCTACGACCGGGCCGTCGAGTTCGAACTCGTGCTGCGCCGGCTCTGGGACTCGTTCGACGACGACGCGATCGTCGCGGATGCCGCGAGCGGGGTCTACCTCGATCCCTCGCGCCTGCACGCCACCGATTTCCACGG
The Agromyces albus DNA segment above includes these coding regions:
- the msuE gene encoding FMN reductase, yielding MSPVVSLVAVSGSLHSPSKTTVLVSEILDQFAAALGDHVEVETQLIELGEIGREFSGALRREELSPTAEAAVRRIESATLLIVASPVYRASFTGLFKHVFDFVGQYSLIDTPVLLAATGGSDRHSLIIDHQFRPLFSFFQAITLPIGVYASDADFVDYRIEAPALRERIGQAVSRGLPVVRAAILPDTVSEYVAIW